The Oreochromis niloticus isolate F11D_XX linkage group LG13, O_niloticus_UMD_NMBU, whole genome shotgun sequence genome has a window encoding:
- the mymx gene encoding uncharacterized protein mymx isoform X4: MSESIVRKVQPFTIGTRLSAPAVPKCQDFTQSYLPGETLDNCVLQHNLNSLYLSGSQVCAHGPCLVSPIVKQVAPVKHNQDRMAAEDQLNQNVASASAVSRSIKKITISGNKDRPEDKMTAEPAITRCTSENNNNNNNISSTSEIHLPRIVGVSCENKPSSQFKVLLKKESSDEFQPMQGQTRPRVNREKSLQQISVPELQENEPQRKESHPRTPIEGSAAVTLPSDCFTQRNSLFSKEVLQAEAWIKGKLQDLKDGSNIQCCPLEDWEDASQMLQRDLKDFENTLIQLNQMGEQLICKLNPTSDLVKKQLSQLRDQWQTLKQMAANQMRALGGAKNLQEFNKKVDKLEAWIKEKYQVQSSSLHAEGYFCLASCLVAEEEEQCLVNVLGENVDKMQLTRRILDLKQDEQLHRNLHEEINNLALKLEKQGKTDSKNISSRRKHINKMWLKMQSHLKNYHENLHLALEVSSFYHQADNILFAINSMRKNMSVLKDVDSFGDREMREIASQIMMLDVSVSQLLNLHPTLAASITQKQSEVKDCWALLQKLFRSDKTTLSLSGSTFTREASDLLTLAQEPQCNMGMEANGIMGKEVKEEKNHLKGCASTADGGSGRRTQSCQSQEQQSVNHTSLPMRDSPVCTDDAIVRNQLKGESRKPRTEPKIATPSPGHPQLHIQLQRFTVSADKTLSWLKDNVSMATQVCSIASFEGLEAAKRCQQTVEQEILNNRARIEVVKKEGHGLVRAQHPGSTKIEEFLGQLEVLWEELRKRHQRNAVFLQASEELGFRVVKVLQALGSLEAWLESVELSMKESVLAGDPETMSMAERESRLLEKEVASRSLELSALRQEVDRLHSHSHPRTRGLPARMEEVEKKYHRVQSALTQQSSELQDTRMLTEFLERVELEESQDLSGSQYRLGQPLHSENSPPPTLLTLQNSGSGEPLIETMGDPVEELREAVEMLNDTVRERGRSQSHDQAIQELMSKHASLAVRVEECVCFSKDLSLDILEKETDMAIQCEPDRCGLEALQEEQDHLEIDYEIIREEVKELQDQASRLKDLCPERVHVLDAKIQATLQAWNELGKSVTENKSRLEEFAQLQDFFRSYLAMISWTEDTRSCIFSDTTLHFGKDGQTPLVAELDMQIEQKFEEFDELAATGKNLLDKEHHLTQMVRERMEELRSMLGWILVHWRAQKQQWLHKKSRQEPSQDNIYFEATMCPPSTENSAPEPEPFHSHQSPVVTPTEDTTKARNSQPLCLVPRHAEKHKEEPSEDGYEIMNSIGPQDDPPKANMLVLKEGSSPPVGGTVNLILSFGNTGDSQVQVLDLPAGTKEVVEETSEPVHRVSTYLHVKDNNLAAAPVYESITLPRQKSRSAASASPTFLPSSSLPSSSAPALQGTNVTFHNTTGNGGSSIFSSIKRMGKKRKRKRDARRHTIQKIMGVEEQTDGMPHCTSQTITYDTHTWPLKERRRKKKNGDGVEAIAYMKNPLLKDIDTECSGEYSITPYAVSAGPTTTPTAGQVKSHCRFLSLGSVLSFDLPKDMTLIPSIQDIITIAPPESKKVAGTDPDPHSHRQTFLSSFRQTRPTPTVTHDTSAESSFAETQLSTSLGKHLPGVDSGLQPPPSPSVEEDEDQTVQCNDLSKTQVALREEEKQEWDKTLSEIKTSTAEKDGTVQPSQLHIYVNQASTSTTAIHKHECLSVHTLIRDLNGHQYHKCARPHSFHEESPGLQSSQASFMRVNLKSTKSVRQDSVDSGISTSSSLKLCKDDAPRTDSLQPKGVVRKLISLEVGGTDCTKIRENDLTGPPSRSAVIETEPVHLDHQQFEEEEEELEDIWNQTTNYRQSICSDIMYQPNEEESLPLDQAKETPSDTTPTVLYRNLVTASAPNLLVAEFKLPTHIQNLLGYDKGQSPKDHLPPMSIGDRRSWAAFPNREPASKTSVTVNETASDPVKLPDVGDNQRYIYQYKEDEEEEEEVEKAKVGEEADEHTGCLKDPSVSLLSVHMGLDGISQQRKASQSQEDLKKPQEHVASGWHCFTSSGKPELQSMEGMLERKHKLQLGGKKAASRGWNSYHAVLYRHTLCFYQDRKETLRSSACGLPLNLMGAECLPFPEYTKKPNCFRLRLRDGSEYLFNASSRFMMKKWIMKIQASTGQTVCRSSILGVPFDEDLPSSLKPPFCFGCHDPDGCHCSSQHDVTQPFPRHNPPGTTQTKEIVVLTRELNHMPQSHFKRLDEHLISSSDAGCCDVDKGSLKQMMTHGLSGVFKDNASSSPHSPLCSGQDWLSSKRRSHSFTSSTYQKIKPMLRTPGGKGLETGSNYCVTLVVGDKSTDSASASTSSEPPLLALAGWEQDRYQDAALRSYVSLPRPRNKSVFKKFFGKRDL; the protein is encoded by the exons ATGTCTGAGAGCATTGTGAGGAAGGTGCAGCCCTTTACCATTGGGACAAGGCTGTCAGCTCCTGCTGTGCCAAAATGTCAGGATTTTACACAGAGTTATCTGCCCGGCGAGACTTTGGATAACTGTGTGCTGCAGCACAATCTGAACTCGCTCTACCTCAGTGGATCACAGGTGTGTGCACATGGCCCCTGTCTCGTCTCGCCGATTGTCAAGCAGGTAGCCCCCGTGAAACACAACCAAGACCGGATGGCAGCAGAGGACCAGCTGAACCAGAACGTTGCCTCTGCCTCTGCTGTCTCCAGATCAATAAAGAAGATCACAATCTCTGGGAACAAAGACAGGCCAGAGGACAAGATGACAGCAGAGCCTGCAATTACACGGTGCACATCTGagaacaacaataacaacaacaacatcagcagCACATCAGAAATACATCTGCCAAGGATAGTGGGTGTGAGCTGTGAGAATAAGCCCAGTTCTCAGTTTAAG GTTTTACTCAAAAAAGAGAGCAGTGATGAATTTCAGCCCATGCAGGGACAAACCAGACCGAGAGTGAACAGAGAGAAATCCCTACAACAG ATATCAGTACCTGAACTGCAGGAGAACGAGCCTCAGAGGAAAGAAAGCCATCCACGCACACCGATTGAAGGGTCGGCAGCTGTTACACTCCCAAGTGACTGCTTCACTCAGCGCAACTCACTCTTCAGCAAGGAAGTACTGCAG GCTGAGGCGTGGATCAAAGGCAAGCTACAGGACTTGAAGGATGGATCTAATATTCAGTGCTGCCCCCTGGAGGATTGGGAAGACGCCTCACAAATGCTTCAGAGAGATCTTAAAGACTTTGAGAACACCCTAATTCAACTCAACCAG ATGGGTGAGCAGCTGATCTGTAAACTGAATCCCACATCTGATTTGGTAAAGAAGCAGCTCAGTCAGCTCAGGGACCAGTGGCAGACTCTCAAACAGATGGCTGCAAATCAGATGAGGGCTCTAGGAGGAGCCAAGAACCTGCAGGAATTCAACAAAAAGGTGGACAAGCTGGAGGCATGGATTAAAGAGAAG TATCAAGTTCAAAGTTCCTCACTGCATGCTGAAGGCTATTTCTGTTTAGCATCTTGCTTGGTAGCAGAG GAAGAGGAACAGTGTCTGGTGAATGTCCTGGGGGAAAATGTTGACAAAATGCAGTTGACTAGAAGAATTTTAGATCTGAAACAG GATGAGCAGCTACACAGAAATCTCCACGAGGAAATCAACAACTTGGCACTGAAACTGGAGAAACAAGGGAAGACAGATAGCAAAAACATATCCAGCAGGAGGAAACAcatcaataaaat GTGGCTGAAGATGCAGTCGCATCTGAAAAACTACCATGAAAATCTTCATCTGGCCCTGGAAGTGTCCTCATTTTACCATCAGGCTGATAATATATTATTCGCTATAAACAGCATG AGGAAAAACATGTCTGTATTGAAAGACGTGGACAGCTTTGGAGATAGAGAAATGCGTGAGATCGCCAGTCAGATCATG ATGCTTGATGTGAGTGTATCCCAGCTGTTGAATCTCCACCCCACCCTGGCTGCCAGTATCACACAGAAGCAGAGTGAGGTGAAGGATTGCTGGGCACTTCTTCAGAAGCTTTTCAG GAGTGACAAGAccacgctctctctctctggctccACTTTCACCAGGGAAGCTTCTGACCTCCTGACACTGGCCCAAGAACCCCAGTGCAACATGGGAATGGAGGCAAATGGTATCATGGGAAAGGAGGTGAAGGAGGAGAAGAATCATCTGAAAGGCTGTGCT AGTACTGCTGACGGTGGGAGTGGTAGACGAACACAGAGCTGCCAAAGCCAGGAGCAGCAATCAGTGAACCACACCTCTTTACCAATGAGAGACAGCCCTGTCTGCACTGATGATGCTATTGTCAGAAATCAATTGAAGGGGGAAAG CAGGAAGCCCAGAACAGAACCCAAGATTGCCACCCCCTCTCCAGGCCACCCACAGCTTCACATACAGCTTCAGAGGTTCACTGTGTCTGCTGACAAG ACTTTGTCATGGCTCAAAGACAACGTGTCCATGGCTACACAGGTGTGTTCAATAGCCAGTTTTGAGGGGCTGGAAGCAGCAAAGAGGTGTCAGCAAACCGTTGAGCAGGAAATCCTTAACAACCGAGCCAGGATAGAGGTGGTCAAAAAG GAGGGCCACGGGCTGGTCCGGGCACAGCACCCAGGAAGCACAAAGATCGAGGAGTTCCTTGGCCAGCTGGAAGTCCTGTGGGAAGAACTGAGGAAGAGGCACCAAAGGAATGCTGTCTTTCTCCAGGCCTCAGAAGAGCTGGGTTTTAGg GTTGTGAAAGTGCTCCAGGCCCTTGGCAGCTTGGAGGCCTGGCTGGAGTCTGTGGAGCTTTCCATGAAGGAATCTGTCTTAGCCGGTGACCCTGAAACAATGAGCATGGCTGAGAGGGAAAGCCGTTTGCTGGAGAAAGAGGTGGCATCCCGCAGCCTGGAACTCAGTGCTCTGAGGCAGGAGGTGGACCGCCTTCATAGTCACAGCCACCCACGTACACGAGGGCTACCAGCACGcatggaggaggtggagaaaaA GTACCACCGTGTCCAAAGTGCCCTGACCCAGCAGAGCTCTGAGCTGCAGGATACGCGCATGCTGACTGAGTTCCTGGAACGTGTGGAGCTGGAGGAAAGCCAGGATCTTAGTGGTAGTCAGTACAGATTAGGGCAG CCTCTCCACAGTGAAAATTCCCCACCTCCTACTTTGCTGACACTTCAGAACAGCGGCAGTGGTGAGCCTCTGATAGAGACCATGGGAGACCCCGTGGAAGAGCTACGAGAGGCTGTAGAGATGCTGAATGACACAGTGAGAGAACGAGGTCGGTCACAAAGCCACGACCAGGCTATCCAGGAGCTGATGAGCAAG CATGCCAGCCTGGCAGTGCGTGTGGAGGAGTGCGTGTGCTTCAGCAAGGATCTGAGCCTGGACATCCTGGAGAAGGAGACAGACATGGCCATCCAGTGTGAGCCAGATCGCTGTGGCCTAGAGGCTCTGCAGGAGGAGCAGGACCACCTGGAG ATTGACTACGAAATCATCAGGGAGGAGGTAAAGGAGTTGCAGGACCAGGCTTCTCGACTGAAGGATCTGTGCCCAGAGAGAGTGCACGTACTAGATGCAAAAATTCAGGCTACACTGCAGGCCTGGAACGAGCTGGGAAAGAGCGTGACAGAGAACAAATCACGTCTGGAAGAGTTTGCGCAGCTCCAGGACTTCTTCAGGAGCTACCTCGCCATGAT CTCATGGACAGAAGACACCAGGTCATGCATTTTCTCAGATACCACCTTGCATTTTGGGAAAGACGGGCAGACACCACTGGTTGCAGAGCTGGATATGCAAATTGAGCAAAAGTTTGAGGAGTTTGATGAGCTGGCCGCCACAGGCAAAAATCTTTTAGACAAGGAGCACCACCTCACACAGATG GTAAGAGAGCGTATGGAGGAACTGAGGAGCATGCTTGGGTGGATCTTGGTACACTGGAGGGCTCAAAAGCAACAGTGGCTCCACAAGAAGAGCAGACAGGAGCCTTCACAGGACAACATTTACTTTGAGGCGACAATGTGCCCGCCATCGACAGAG AATTCAGCTCCTGAGCCAGAGCCCTTCCATTCCCATCAATCCCCAGTTGTCACCCCTACTGAAGACACAACAAAGGCAAGAAATAGCCAGCCATTGTGTTTGGTGCCCAGACATGCTGAGAAACATAAAGAggagccatcagaagatgggtatgAGATCATGAACAGCATTGGACCCCAGGATGATCCTCCTAAAGCCAACATGCTGGTGCTTAAAGAGGGCAGCAGCCCTCCTGTGGGGGGAACAGTCAACCTCATCCTTAGCTTTGGTAACACAGGGGACAGCCAGGTTCAGGTACTTGACCTTCCTGCTGGGACAAAAGAGGTAGTGGAGGAGACCTCTGAGCCTGTCCACAGG GTAAGTACCTACTTGCATGTCAAGGATAACAACCTGGCTGCGGCCCCTGTGTATGAGAGCATCACCTTGCCCCGCCAAAAAAGCCGCTCCGCAGCCTCAGCCTCCCCGACTTTCTTGCCGTCCTCCTCTTTGCCATCCTCCTCAGCACCTGCACTTCAGGGAACCAACGTAACTTTCCACAACACGACAGGGAATGGCGGCAGCTCGATCTTCAGCAGCATCAAGAGAATGGGTAAGAAGcggaagaggaagagagatgcTCGTAGACACACTATCCAGAAAATCATGGGAGTTGAGGAGCAAACAGATGGGATGCCTCATTGTACCTCTCAGACAATCACATATGACACACATACATGGCCACTGAAGGAACGTcgaaggaagaagaagaatgggGATGGAGTAGAAGCCATTGCCTATATGAAGAATCCTTTGCTGAAGGACATTGATACAGAGTGTTCAGGGGAATACAGCATTACTCCATATGCTGTTTCAGCAGGACCAACCACTACACCCACAGCAGGTCAGGTGAAAAGCCACTGCAGGTTCCTCTCCTTGGGTTCTGTATTGAGTTTTGATCTACCTAAAGATATGACTCTCATCCCCAGCATTCAGGACATCATTACTATTGCCCCTCCAGAATCCAAAAAAGTAGCCGGGACTGATCCAGAccctcactcacacagacaaacattcCTGAGCTCTTTCAGACAGACTAGACCCACTCCCACTGTCACACATGACACTTCAGCTGAAAGCAGCTTTGCTGAGACACAGCTATCTACATCCCTTGGGAAACATCTTCCTGGTGTGGACAGCGGTTTACAACCTCCACCTTCTCCTTCtgtggaggaagatgaggatCAGACTGTACAATGTAATGATTTGTCTAAAACCCAGGTGGCTCTTCGTGAGGAGGAAAAACAGGAGTGGGACAAAACATTGTCAGAGATTAAAACCAGCACAGCTGAAAAGGATGGGACTGTCCAGCCTTCACAGCTGCATATTTATGTGAACCAAGCCTCCACCTCCACTACAGCTATACATAAACATGAGTGCCTTAGTGTTCATACACTCATTAGAGACCTAAATGGACACCAGTACCACAAATGTGCAAGACCCCACAGTTTTCATGAAGAGAGTCCTGGACTTCAGTCAAGCCAAGCTTCCTTCATGAGAGTCAATCTGAAGTCAACAAAGAGTGTTCGACAGGACTCTGTGGACTCTGGCATCTccacctccagcagcctcaagCTTTGCAAAGATGATGCTCCACGTACTGATAGCCTGCAACCTAAAGGAGTGGTGAGGAAGCTTATATCTCTTGAAGTGGGAGGTACAGACTGCACtaaaataagagaaaatgaTTTAACGGGTCCGCCTTCACGCTCAGCAGTGATAGAAACAGAGCCTGTCCACCTTGATCACCAGCAgtttgaggaagaggaggaagaactgGAGGACATCTGGAACCAGACTACGAACTACAGGCAGAGCATTTGCTCAGACATCATGTACCAGCCCAATGAGGAAGAGTCCTTACCTTTAGACCAAGCCAAAGAGACACCTTCAGATACAACCCCAACTGTGCTCTACAGAAACCTCGTCACTGCCTCGGCACCCAACCTTCTTGTGGCTGAATTCAAACTGCCCACGCACATTCAGAACCTGCTTGGTTATGACAAGGGCCAGAGTCCCAAAGATCACCTTCCTCCAATGTCTATAGGAGACAGAAGGTCCTGGGCAGCTTTTCCTAACAGGGAGCCAGCCAGCAAGACTTCAGTGACAGTGAACGAGACTGCTTCGGATCCAGTGAAGCTACCTGATGTAGGGGACAATCAGAGATACATTTATCAGTACaaagaggatgaggaggaggaagaggaggtagAGAAGGCAAAGGTGGGGGAGGAGGCAGACGAGCACACAGGTTGCTTGAAG GACCCGTCAGTGAGTCTCCTGTCAGTTCATATGGGTTTGGATGGGATCAGTCAGCAAAGGAAAGCCTCACAGAGCCAAGAGGACTTGAAGAAACCTCAGGAGCATGTGGCCTCAGGGTGGCACTGTTTCACCTCA AGTGGAAAACCTGAGCTGCAGTCTATGGAGGGGATGCTTGAGAGGAAGCACAAGCTGCAGCTGGGAGGGAAGAAA GCAGCCTCCAGAGGTTGGAACTCCTACCACGCTGTCCTATATAGACACACCTTGTGCTTCTACCAGGATAGAAAGGAGACTCTGAGG AGTTCTGCATGTGGCCTGCCACTGAACCTCATGGGAGCAGAGTGTTTACCTTTCCCAGAATATACCAAAAAACCCAACTGCTTTCGATTAAG GCTCCGTGATGGGTCTGAATATCTGTTTAATGCATCTTCACGCTTTATGATGAAGAAATGGATAATGAAAATACAAGCAAGCACAG gtcagACAGTGTGTAGATCTTCAATATTAGGTGTCCCTTTTGATGAAGACCTCCCCAGTTCCTT AAAGCCCCCCTTCTGTTTTGGATGTCATGATCCAGACGGTTGCCACTGTTCCTCTCAACATGATGTCACCCAACCGTTTCCCAGGCACAACCCACCGGGTACCACCCAGACCAAAGAAATTGTTGTCCTCACCAGAGAGTTGAATCACATGCCACAGAGTCACTTCAAGCGTTTGGATGAACATTTAATCTCATCCTCAGATGCGGGCTGCTGTG ATGTTGATAAAGGCAGCTTAAAGCAGATGATGACTCACGGACTCTCTGGAGTCTTCAAAGACAACGCCTCTTCCTCTCCCCACTCCCCTTTATGCAGTGGTCAAGACTGGCTAAGTAGCAAGCGTCGCTCCCACTCCTTTACTTCAT CAACTTACCAAAAGATCAAACCCATGTTGCGCACCCCTGGAGGCAAAGGCCTGGAAACAGGCTCCAACTACTGTGTGACTCTGGTGGTGGGAGACAAGTCAACAGACAGCGCATCAGCAAGCACAAGCTCTGAGCCTCCACTGCTGGCTTTGGCTGGGTGGGAGCAGGACAGATATCAGGACGCAGCTCTGAGGAGCTACGTGAGCCTGCCGCGGCCACGCAACAAGTCTGTCTTCAAAAAGTTCTTTGGGAAAAGGGACCTCTGA